One Vallitalea pronyensis genomic region harbors:
- the htpG gene encoding molecular chaperone HtpG gives MNTEKGNLSIHSENIFPIIKKWLYSDHDIFVRELISNGCDAITKLKKLEVMGETTLADDNVFKIEVIVDDKAGTLTFKDNGIGMTAEEVKQYINQIAFSGAEDFLSKYKDKANEDQIIGHFGLGFYSAFMVADQVQIDTLSFSEGAQAVRWMSDGSSEYEMSDGDRTERGTTITLTIGEDSKEFLNEYTVRSTIQKYCSLMPIDIFLMNPNKEEPKDENGEPKEPAEPTPLNDTHPLYLKKPNECTDEEYKEFYRKTFMDFKEPLFWIHLNMDYPFNLKGILYFPKLGNQFDTMEGQIKLYNNQVFVADNIKEVIPEFLLLLKGVLDCPDLPLNVSRSFLQNDGFVKKISSYITKKVADKLNSLYKNDKESYEKFWDDIHPFIKFGCLKDDKFFDKTKDIILYKTTTGDYVTLPEYLERNREKHENKVYYVTDESLQAQYVKIFKDHDMEAVIMNTTIDQPFISHMETKETETKFARIDADLTDTLKDEDDTSEEDNKQLVEEVQEIFRKALSNEQLNVSLENLKAEDISGMILLPEESRRMQDMSKMYGMFGMDNAMMPTNESLLLNKKNKLVKYIIDNKDHENTAIFCEQIYDLAMISHKQLAPEAMTKFIERSNKILQKLI, from the coding sequence ATGAATACAGAAAAAGGTAATCTATCCATTCATAGCGAAAACATATTTCCCATTATTAAGAAATGGCTTTATTCTGATCATGATATTTTTGTGAGAGAGCTTATTTCCAATGGATGCGACGCTATAACAAAATTAAAAAAGTTAGAAGTTATGGGTGAAACCACACTTGCTGATGATAATGTTTTCAAAATTGAAGTGATTGTGGATGATAAGGCAGGAACCCTTACGTTTAAAGACAACGGTATCGGTATGACTGCTGAGGAAGTGAAGCAATACATTAATCAAATTGCATTTTCAGGTGCTGAAGATTTCTTAAGCAAGTATAAGGACAAAGCAAATGAAGATCAGATTATCGGACATTTTGGTCTTGGTTTCTACTCTGCTTTTATGGTAGCGGATCAAGTACAGATTGATACTTTATCCTTCAGTGAAGGTGCACAAGCCGTAAGATGGATGAGTGATGGCAGCAGTGAGTATGAAATGAGTGACGGTGACCGTACAGAAAGAGGTACAACCATCACCCTTACAATTGGTGAAGACAGTAAAGAGTTTTTAAATGAATATACTGTACGCAGTACCATTCAAAAATACTGTTCCCTAATGCCCATAGACATTTTCTTAATGAATCCAAATAAAGAAGAACCTAAAGATGAAAACGGTGAGCCAAAAGAGCCCGCTGAACCTACACCACTTAACGATACACACCCCCTTTATCTTAAAAAGCCTAATGAATGTACCGACGAAGAATATAAAGAATTCTATCGTAAAACATTCATGGATTTTAAAGAGCCATTATTCTGGATTCATCTAAATATGGACTATCCTTTTAACTTAAAAGGTATTTTATATTTCCCTAAATTAGGCAACCAATTTGATACCATGGAAGGGCAAATCAAGCTCTATAATAATCAAGTGTTCGTTGCAGATAACATCAAAGAAGTTATTCCTGAATTCTTGCTATTATTAAAAGGTGTACTGGATTGCCCAGACCTGCCACTGAATGTATCAAGAAGTTTCTTACAAAACGATGGTTTTGTGAAAAAGATTTCTTCCTACATTACCAAGAAGGTTGCTGACAAACTTAATTCCTTATATAAAAACGACAAAGAGTCCTATGAAAAATTCTGGGATGATATTCACCCCTTTATCAAATTTGGTTGTTTAAAAGATGACAAGTTCTTTGATAAAACTAAAGACATTATCTTATACAAAACCACAACAGGTGATTATGTGACGCTTCCTGAATACCTTGAGCGTAATCGCGAGAAGCATGAAAATAAAGTGTACTATGTGACGGATGAATCACTGCAAGCACAGTACGTTAAAATATTTAAAGATCATGACATGGAAGCTGTTATCATGAATACAACCATCGACCAGCCTTTCATTTCTCATATGGAAACGAAAGAAACGGAAACTAAGTTTGCTCGTATCGATGCAGACCTTACGGATACACTAAAAGACGAAGATGACACCAGTGAAGAAGATAACAAGCAGCTTGTAGAAGAAGTACAAGAGATCTTCAGAAAAGCATTAAGCAATGAACAACTGAATGTATCCCTAGAAAACCTGAAAGCTGAAGATATCTCTGGTATGATCCTTTTACCTGAGGAATCTCGTCGTATGCAGGATATGAGTAAAATGTATGGTATGTTTGGTATGGATAATGCCATGATGCCAACTAATGAAAGCCTGCTTCTTAATAAAAAGAATAAATTGGTTAAATATATTATTGATAACAAAGACCATGAAAACACAGCTATCTTCTGTGAACAGATATATGATCTTGCTATGATTAGTCATAAGCAATTGGCACCTGAAGCCATGACTAAATTTATTGAAAGAAGTAATAAAATTCTACAGAAATTAATTTAA
- a CDS encoding DUF5721 family protein has translation MKNLLKEQMFDDFEVSGVDITTFTKFSITCDINDKYLSSDEKEILDKRSLVTWSEIKDVLYHIIKGNRVPTKFKIIFVLPKDRTRQLVEKNQLPVKEDGVHGLFININFEDGLLKCTTGTSLKVFTLDKILENYWDDTVKKFFKKHGIAL, from the coding sequence ATGAAAAACCTCTTAAAAGAGCAGATGTTTGATGATTTCGAAGTTTCTGGTGTGGATATTACCACCTTTACAAAGTTCAGTATCACCTGTGATATAAATGATAAATACCTTTCCTCAGATGAAAAAGAAATACTGGATAAGCGTTCCCTGGTCACTTGGTCAGAAATTAAGGATGTTCTATATCACATTATTAAAGGAAATCGGGTACCTACCAAATTTAAAATTATATTTGTCTTACCTAAAGACCGTACCAGACAGCTTGTTGAAAAGAATCAACTGCCAGTCAAAGAAGATGGTGTTCATGGTTTGTTTATCAACATTAATTTTGAAGATGGTCTCCTTAAATGCACCACAGGAACTTCACTTAAAGTTTTCACACTGGATAAAATTCTAGAAAATTATTGGGATGATACGGTTAAAAAGTTTTTTAAAAAGCATGGAATCGCTTTATAA
- a CDS encoding DNA-3-methyladenine glycosylase, with translation MKKLDRRFYQRDTLVVAQELLGKYMVYNHNGVDLVVKITDVEAYTGIHDKACHTYGGKRTPRTEVMWGEAGYAYIYLIYGMYACLNVVTEEAGNPCAVLIRGAVPVKNREQMCLNRYQKSYDTLTNYQKKNFSNGPGKLCLALGLTKEQNGMDFLSDQFYFYDSGEEKGYAIHKAKRINIDYAEEAADYLWRFYINK, from the coding sequence ATGAAAAAACTGGATAGACGTTTTTATCAAAGAGATACCTTAGTCGTTGCTCAAGAGCTGCTTGGCAAATACATGGTCTATAACCATAATGGCGTTGATTTAGTGGTCAAGATTACGGATGTGGAAGCTTATACGGGCATTCATGATAAAGCATGTCATACCTACGGTGGTAAGCGAACCCCTCGAACAGAAGTCATGTGGGGTGAGGCTGGGTATGCTTATATCTATCTGATATACGGCATGTACGCTTGTTTAAATGTGGTGACAGAAGAAGCGGGTAACCCTTGCGCCGTGTTAATAAGAGGAGCCGTACCCGTTAAAAATAGAGAGCAGATGTGTCTGAATCGATACCAGAAATCATACGACACACTTACCAATTACCAGAAAAAGAATTTTTCCAATGGACCCGGTAAGCTATGTCTTGCCTTAGGTCTTACAAAAGAACAAAATGGCATGGATTTTCTGTCCGATCAATTTTATTTTTATGATAGTGGGGAAGAAAAAGGATATGCTATACATAAAGCCAAACGTATTAACATTGATTATGCAGAAGAAGCCGCAGACTATCTCTGGCGTTTTTATATAAATAAGTAA
- a CDS encoding M18 family aminopeptidase has protein sequence MRQNSMDYAKDLLAFINKSVSPYHSVMEGKRMLLEAGFRELKMGQEWHIQRNGKYYVSPYPTALFAIDVGEIIDHVGFKIIASHTDSPCFKIKPKSEIVSDGYMSLNTEVYGGPIFSTWFDRPLSIAGKVALKSKNPLKPEISYVDFKRPLLTIPSLAIHMNRQVNKGVEIHPQKHTLPLVGQINDALEKENYLLHYLAEEMKVDAQEILDFDLYLYVAEEGHMIGFDNEFLQAPKLDDLAMVYGSLRSIIQSKCYDGINIAACFDSEEIGSGTKAGADSALFANILERLSLALNRSKAKHLRMFETSFIISADGAHALHPNAQEEHDPTNRPVLNKGIVLKLSAKQSYATDCESTAAIQQLCDASDLPYQKFVNRSGALGGKTIGPIISSYVPVRAADVGLPMLAMHSTRELIGIKDLVVMDQMFNNFYHI, from the coding sequence ATGCGTCAAAATTCAATGGATTATGCCAAGGATTTATTGGCATTTATTAACAAAAGTGTATCACCTTATCACAGTGTCATGGAAGGGAAACGTATGCTTTTAGAAGCAGGATTCAGGGAATTAAAAATGGGCCAGGAATGGCACATACAGAGAAATGGCAAATACTATGTCAGCCCCTATCCAACAGCGCTATTTGCTATAGATGTGGGAGAGATTATTGACCATGTGGGCTTCAAAATCATTGCATCCCACACAGATAGCCCATGCTTTAAAATAAAACCAAAATCTGAAATAGTGAGTGACGGTTATATGAGTTTAAATACGGAAGTTTATGGAGGACCTATATTCTCCACATGGTTCGACCGTCCATTATCCATTGCTGGTAAGGTTGCCTTAAAATCCAAGAACCCTTTAAAGCCAGAAATAAGCTATGTGGATTTTAAGAGACCGTTATTGACCATACCAAGTTTGGCCATTCATATGAACCGTCAAGTAAACAAAGGTGTTGAAATACATCCTCAAAAACATACATTACCATTGGTTGGACAAATCAATGATGCCTTGGAAAAAGAGAATTATTTGTTGCATTATCTGGCAGAAGAAATGAAGGTAGATGCTCAAGAAATCCTAGACTTTGATCTCTATCTGTATGTAGCTGAAGAAGGGCATATGATAGGATTTGATAATGAATTTCTACAAGCACCTAAGCTGGATGATTTAGCCATGGTCTATGGTAGCCTAAGGTCCATCATTCAGTCCAAGTGTTATGATGGTATTAATATCGCAGCATGTTTTGACAGTGAAGAAATTGGCAGTGGTACAAAAGCAGGGGCAGATTCGGCCTTATTTGCCAATATTTTGGAACGTCTTTCTCTTGCACTTAATCGCAGTAAAGCCAAACATTTACGTATGTTTGAAACATCATTTATTATATCAGCAGATGGTGCCCATGCCCTTCATCCGAATGCACAAGAGGAGCATGACCCAACAAACCGCCCAGTACTCAATAAAGGTATTGTATTAAAACTTAGTGCCAAACAAAGTTATGCCACAGATTGTGAGTCAACGGCTGCTATACAACAATTATGTGATGCGTCAGATCTACCCTATCAGAAGTTTGTTAATCGTTCTGGGGCATTAGGAGGAAAAACCATTGGACCTATTATCTCTTCCTATGTGCCAGTAAGAGCAGCAGATGTGGGTCTTCCCATGCTGGCTATGCATTCAACACGGGAATTAATAGGTATAAAAGATTTAGTGGTGATGGATCAGATGTTTAATAATTTTTATCATATTTAA
- a CDS encoding DegV family protein, which yields MDYKIIVDSGCDVDKEMIEEMSLKLVPLTIEFEGDRHIDDDTFDGKTFVKKMNLSHAIPKTACPSPAEYMDSYQGKEDNVFVVTLSSKLSGSYNSAEVAKEIYEGENRQKKIHVFDSLSASAGQVLLTLKVDYLAKMGKTYSQIVSSIEQYIKEMKTIFVLEKLDNLVKTGRMSLVKAAIANVLNIKLILASNGKGEIIMLQKARGIKKAINKMIEIIDDKKVNLEEKFLVIAHCNCVERAMAIKEKAKVLYGFKDIFVVEMRGISSVYANDGGIVIAY from the coding sequence GTGGATTACAAAATTATAGTAGATAGTGGCTGTGATGTTGATAAAGAGATGATTGAAGAGATGTCTCTTAAGCTTGTGCCGCTTACCATTGAATTTGAAGGGGATCGTCATATTGATGATGATACCTTTGATGGAAAAACCTTTGTAAAGAAGATGAACTTAAGTCATGCTATACCTAAGACGGCATGTCCATCACCAGCAGAATATATGGATTCTTACCAAGGTAAGGAAGATAATGTATTTGTTGTTACTTTATCCAGTAAACTGAGTGGCAGCTATAACAGTGCTGAGGTTGCCAAAGAAATATATGAAGGGGAAAATAGACAGAAAAAGATTCATGTCTTTGACTCGTTAAGTGCATCAGCAGGCCAAGTCTTATTAACATTGAAAGTGGATTACTTAGCTAAAATGGGTAAAACCTATTCTCAGATTGTTAGCAGCATTGAACAATATATTAAAGAAATGAAGACAATATTCGTTTTAGAGAAATTAGATAACCTTGTTAAAACAGGCCGTATGAGTCTGGTAAAAGCGGCTATTGCCAATGTCTTAAATATTAAACTTATCTTAGCATCTAACGGTAAAGGTGAGATTATCATGCTGCAAAAAGCAAGAGGCATCAAAAAAGCTATCAATAAAATGATAGAGATAATTGATGACAAAAAAGTAAATTTAGAAGAGAAATTTCTTGTGATTGCACATTGTAACTGTGTTGAACGTGCCATGGCAATAAAAGAAAAAGCAAAGGTCTTATACGGATTTAAAGATATATTTGTTGTAGAAATGCGAGGTATATCCAGTGTTTATGCTAATGATGGCGGTATTGTGATTGCCTACTAA
- a CDS encoding ABC transporter permease codes for MTNQVSPEQTRYLKKALKKRRLITFYQVLILIVLIIAWEIGAVTGIIEPFIFSSPRRVWGAFIEMVMDGSIFYHVGVTLYETIISFALGTVLGILIATLLWWNRQLSKILEPYLVVFNSLPKTALAPIIIVWLGHNQKSIIITALTVAIVVTIINVFNGFIHVSSEKIKLIYTFNGTKKDVLTKVVFPANIANIISTMKVNIGLSLIGVIIGEFIAGKHGLGHLILYGSQVLKMDWVIMSIIMLAMVATGLYELIVFFEKRVNRQPHHLRSRKRQFFKMFKRKK; via the coding sequence ATGACTAATCAAGTATCTCCGGAACAAACACGTTATTTAAAGAAAGCCCTTAAAAAACGCCGGCTCATTACCTTTTACCAAGTGCTTATACTCATTGTACTTATCATTGCCTGGGAAATAGGAGCTGTCACAGGTATCATTGAACCGTTTATATTCAGTTCACCTCGCCGTGTGTGGGGCGCTTTTATTGAGATGGTCATGGATGGTTCCATCTTCTATCATGTAGGCGTTACCCTTTATGAAACCATTATCAGTTTTGCTCTTGGAACGGTATTGGGTATACTCATTGCTACGCTGCTATGGTGGAATCGGCAACTGTCCAAAATCTTAGAACCCTACTTGGTTGTCTTCAATAGTCTTCCCAAGACTGCATTGGCACCCATTATTATTGTTTGGTTAGGACATAATCAAAAATCCATTATTATTACGGCTCTTACTGTGGCTATTGTGGTAACCATTATTAATGTATTTAATGGCTTTATTCATGTATCCAGTGAAAAAATTAAGTTAATTTACACCTTTAATGGCACAAAAAAAGATGTGCTGACAAAAGTGGTCTTTCCTGCCAATATCGCCAACATTATCAGTACCATGAAGGTCAATATTGGTTTGTCTTTAATCGGTGTGATTATTGGAGAGTTTATTGCAGGTAAGCACGGCCTTGGACATCTTATACTATATGGCAGTCAAGTCCTTAAAATGGATTGGGTAATCATGAGCATTATTATGTTAGCCATGGTAGCTACAGGACTGTATGAACTCATTGTTTTTTTTGAAAAAAGAGTCAATCGACAACCACATCATTTACGGTCAAGAAAACGTCAATTTTTCAAGATGTTTAAACGTAAAAAATAG
- a CDS encoding recombinase family protein, which translates to MNIAIYSRKSKATASGDSIKNQIGLCQEFAHAHYDVSHLHIYEDEGFSGSHTKRPGFQQMLLDVKEKKFDVLICYRLDRISRNVLDFSSILELLTKHHIEFVSIRDHFDTSTPMGRAMMYIASVFAQLEKETIAERIQDNMYKLAESGRWLGGMTPLGYRSRRTHTSNGKSHAVLELLPEEASHVKTIFNTYEQCKSLQELQTYTRRHHIKSRRNNNFSLSALKNILANPVYMTADLQAYNYFSHHKAYMNPNLTPASFTGRQGIMAYNKHLEEKHRISKKSLSEWIIAIGHHTPIIPSKQWISVQSILHHANPNPPLCHEKALFSQLLHCKTCQIPLETKGIYQHHQLRYLYYQCPHKKNPSCGLLNLSGFKAEQQLFQYFDQLIGIPCERTGLEQLLSYTEKRRLLIQLIASMTWDGHTLEVILR; encoded by the coding sequence TTGAATATAGCCATCTATTCTCGAAAATCTAAAGCTACAGCTTCTGGCGATTCCATAAAGAACCAAATCGGTCTTTGTCAGGAATTTGCTCACGCACATTATGACGTGTCACATTTACACATTTATGAGGATGAAGGTTTTTCTGGGAGCCATACAAAAAGACCTGGATTTCAACAAATGCTCTTAGATGTGAAAGAAAAGAAATTTGATGTATTGATCTGTTACCGCTTGGATAGAATCAGTCGTAATGTTCTGGATTTCTCATCTATTTTGGAATTATTAACAAAGCATCATATTGAATTTGTCAGCATACGCGACCATTTTGATACATCCACGCCTATGGGAAGGGCTATGATGTACATTGCTAGCGTTTTTGCCCAATTAGAAAAGGAAACCATTGCTGAACGTATTCAGGATAACATGTACAAATTAGCTGAGTCTGGTCGGTGGCTAGGTGGTATGACACCTCTTGGTTACCGATCACGTCGTACCCATACATCAAATGGTAAGTCCCATGCTGTTTTAGAGCTGCTACCTGAAGAAGCATCACATGTAAAAACAATATTTAATACCTATGAGCAATGCAAATCCCTACAAGAACTTCAAACCTATACCCGGAGGCACCATATTAAAAGCCGTCGTAACAACAACTTTAGCCTTAGTGCTCTTAAAAATATCTTAGCAAATCCAGTCTATATGACAGCAGATTTACAAGCTTATAACTATTTTTCTCATCACAAAGCCTATATGAACCCTAATCTTACCCCTGCATCCTTTACTGGCAGGCAAGGTATAATGGCTTACAACAAACATCTTGAAGAAAAGCATAGAATATCTAAGAAATCCCTAAGTGAATGGATCATTGCCATTGGTCATCACACACCCATCATACCTTCAAAACAGTGGATTTCTGTTCAGTCCATACTCCACCACGCTAATCCTAATCCTCCATTATGTCATGAAAAAGCTCTTTTCTCACAGCTGCTTCATTGCAAAACATGCCAGATTCCCTTAGAAACAAAAGGGATCTATCAACATCATCAGCTACGCTACCTCTATTATCAATGCCCACATAAGAAAAACCCCTCATGTGGTCTTCTCAATTTAAGTGGTTTTAAGGCAGAGCAACAGCTGTTCCAATATTTTGACCAGCTGATAGGCATCCCTTGCGAAAGAACAGGTCTTGAACAATTGCTTTCTTATACAGAGAAAAGAAGATTACTCATACAGCTCATTGCTTCTATGACATGGGATGGCCATACCTTAGAAGTCATCTTGCGTTAA
- a CDS encoding helix-turn-helix domain-containing protein: MNKNSIGYRILNLRKKKQLTQRELAVKVNVTEATMSRYENNLREPKGEIINRIARALHTTTDYLLGRSNHSIPLREPKDHKSINVDLDTIIEKLEEVDGLEYHGELMDDQTKRIILKTLKHTRDIAEDMHKNKIMQNK; this comes from the coding sequence ATGAACAAAAATTCAATTGGTTATCGCATATTGAACCTTAGAAAAAAAAAGCAATTGACACAAAGAGAGCTGGCTGTAAAGGTGAACGTCACCGAAGCAACCATGTCTCGCTATGAAAATAATCTTAGAGAACCAAAAGGAGAAATTATCAATCGGATTGCACGAGCCCTTCATACGACCACCGATTATCTTCTAGGGAGGAGTAACCACTCTATTCCCCTTAGAGAACCGAAAGACCATAAATCCATTAATGTGGATCTGGATACCATTATTGAAAAATTAGAAGAAGTAGATGGTTTAGAATACCACGGCGAGCTGATGGATGACCAGACCAAACGCATTATATTAAAAACCCTTAAACATACAAGAGATATTGCAGAAGATATGCATAAAAACAAAATCATGCAAAATAAATAG
- a CDS encoding helix-turn-helix transcriptional regulator, whose protein sequence is MNTYKLKSARASMGYTQVEMAKMLSITQKTYNRKELGIVDFNLREVTKIISILKLDVENVYAIFFNDNITNCISNEVTKNA, encoded by the coding sequence ATGAATACATATAAATTAAAGTCTGCCAGAGCGTCAATGGGATATACACAGGTAGAAATGGCTAAAATGTTATCCATAACACAGAAAACATACAACAGAAAAGAATTAGGAATCGTTGATTTTAATTTAAGAGAAGTTACCAAAATTATAAGTATCCTAAAGCTTGACGTTGAAAATGTATATGCCATTTTTTTTAATGACAATATTACCAATTGTATATCTAATGAAGTAACTAAAAATGCTTAA
- the rsgA gene encoding ribosome small subunit-dependent GTPase A, with protein MVINLMKLETYGWNNTHQKYLQEYEEKGYMPARVLVEHRGHVSLMTEAGEVTGIIPGKLYYDMSKEALPAVGDWVLVSPIEGEKKGVIHHILPRKSQFIRKMAGNTIEGQVVAANFDYVFIMTALNQNFNIKRLERYLTVAWDSGAEPIIVLSKADLCEDVGDKVAEVKSVALGVKVYAISSIEGIGIEDIEPYCMAGQTAVVLGSSGVGKSTLINTLCGEDILKVNAARADDDRGRHTTTHRQLVCMHHGGMIIDTPGMRELGLWQDGDEHGMQDVFSDIEILAAECRFSDCSHSGEPGCAVMQAIEDGELSVERLDNLRKLEKELAFIEKKKLERLRLEEKRKIKGGYKRRKDR; from the coding sequence ATGGTCATAAACTTAATGAAGTTAGAGACATATGGATGGAATAACACGCACCAAAAATATTTACAAGAGTATGAAGAAAAAGGGTATATGCCAGCCCGTGTATTGGTTGAGCACAGGGGGCATGTTAGCTTAATGACTGAAGCAGGTGAGGTAACAGGGATTATCCCTGGCAAATTGTATTATGACATGAGTAAAGAGGCTTTACCAGCTGTGGGTGATTGGGTCTTAGTGTCTCCCATAGAAGGTGAGAAAAAGGGTGTGATACACCATATATTACCGAGAAAAAGCCAATTTATTAGAAAGATGGCAGGTAACACCATAGAAGGTCAAGTGGTTGCTGCTAATTTTGATTATGTATTCATTATGACGGCACTGAATCAAAATTTTAATATAAAACGGTTGGAGCGCTATTTAACGGTTGCTTGGGATAGTGGCGCAGAACCAATCATTGTATTAAGCAAAGCGGATTTATGCGAAGATGTGGGGGATAAAGTAGCGGAGGTTAAATCCGTAGCACTTGGTGTTAAAGTCTATGCCATTAGCTCCATTGAAGGAATAGGTATAGAGGATATAGAGCCATATTGTATGGCAGGGCAGACAGCAGTTGTTCTTGGTTCTTCTGGTGTAGGAAAGTCCACATTGATTAATACACTTTGTGGTGAAGACATTCTGAAAGTGAATGCCGCAAGGGCAGATGATGATCGTGGACGACATACAACCACTCATAGACAGCTGGTTTGTATGCATCATGGTGGTATGATTATTGATACGCCGGGTATGCGAGAGCTGGGTTTGTGGCAGGATGGTGATGAACATGGTATGCAGGATGTGTTTAGTGATATAGAGATATTAGCTGCCGAGTGTCGTTTTAGTGATTGTAGTCATTCGGGAGAGCCTGGGTGTGCGGTGATGCAGGCTATTGAGGATGGGGAATTATCTGTTGAACGGTTGGATAATTTACGTAAGCTTGAAAAAGAGTTGGCTTTTATTGAGAAGAAGAAGTTGGAACGGTTAAGGTTGGAGGAGAAGAGGAAGATAAAGGGGGGGTATAAGAGGCGGAAGGATAGGTAG
- the murI gene encoding glutamate racemase — protein sequence MKIGIFDSGIGGITVLHEALKVMPHEEFIYYADSEHAPYGTKPKEEVKDYVEQVVQFLEEKQIDVLVIACNTATSIAVKELRERYDFPIIGMEPAVKYALEQEKEKRILVTATDLTLKEEKYQHLVNKHDALARVDSLALPKLVELAEQNTFEREEVMAYLQDVLAPFDFDLYGAIVLGCTHFPYFKRFIQEIVPEHVKVYDGNLGTIRHLKRVLTNKHLSFSEHGGSIAFYYAGEEDSHNTILNSYLKRLT from the coding sequence TTGAAGATTGGTATATTTGATTCAGGAATTGGCGGTATAACTGTCTTGCATGAAGCATTGAAGGTGATGCCTCATGAGGAATTTATTTATTATGCGGATTCAGAACATGCGCCTTATGGTACCAAGCCAAAAGAGGAAGTTAAAGATTATGTTGAGCAGGTTGTTCAATTTCTAGAAGAGAAGCAGATTGATGTATTGGTTATTGCCTGTAATACGGCTACAAGTATCGCTGTGAAAGAGTTACGAGAGCGTTATGATTTTCCGATTATTGGCATGGAACCGGCAGTGAAGTATGCATTGGAACAAGAAAAAGAAAAGCGAATTCTTGTGACGGCGACGGATCTGACCTTAAAGGAAGAGAAGTATCAACATCTTGTGAATAAACATGATGCGCTGGCACGTGTTGATTCTTTGGCATTACCTAAGCTGGTGGAGTTAGCGGAGCAAAATACATTTGAGCGAGAAGAAGTCATGGCATATTTACAAGACGTTTTAGCGCCCTTTGATTTTGACTTATATGGTGCTATTGTACTGGGATGTACGCATTTTCCATATTTTAAAAGGTTTATACAAGAAATTGTACCTGAGCATGTTAAGGTGTATGATGGGAATCTTGGAACGATTCGTCATTTAAAGAGGGTATTAACGAATAAGCATCTGAGCTTCAGTGAACATGGAGGATCCATTGCTTTTTATTATGCTGGAGAAGAGGATAGCCATAATACCATACTTAATAGCTATCTAAAACGATTGACATAA
- the dcd gene encoding dCTP deaminase, translating to MILSGREIKNQLGKTIHIKPFHEDQLNPNSYNLRLHHELLVYENKELDMKKVNQAQKIVIPEEGLLLEPGKLYLGRTVEYTKTDNYVPMLEGRSSIGRLGLFIHVTAGFGDVGFSGFWTLEIFCVQPIRIYPQVEVCQIYYHTIDGDYTTYNSGKYQNNEGIQPSLLYRDFIKEDK from the coding sequence ATGATATTATCAGGACGAGAGATAAAGAATCAGTTAGGTAAGACCATACATATTAAACCGTTTCATGAGGATCAGCTGAATCCAAACAGCTATAATCTTCGATTGCATCATGAGTTATTGGTTTATGAAAATAAAGAGCTAGATATGAAAAAAGTGAATCAAGCCCAAAAAATAGTCATACCAGAAGAGGGTTTATTATTAGAGCCTGGAAAGCTGTATTTAGGTAGAACGGTGGAGTACACGAAAACAGACAATTATGTACCCATGTTGGAAGGACGTTCATCCATTGGACGATTGGGGCTTTTTATACATGTAACGGCTGGGTTTGGTGATGTTGGATTCAGTGGTTTTTGGACTCTTGAGATTTTTTGTGTGCAACCGATTAGGATATACCCACAGGTTGAAGTGTGTCAGATATATTATCACACCATTGATGGTGATTATACCACATATAATAGCGGTAAGTATCAAAATAATGAGGGGATACAGCCCAGTCTATTATATCGCGATTTTATAAAAGAAGACAAATAA